The Nerophis lumbriciformis linkage group LG05, RoL_Nlum_v2.1, whole genome shotgun sequence genome contains a region encoding:
- the btg1 gene encoding protein BTG1 produces the protein MHTLCARGTMKPEINAAVGFLTRFLRVKGHVNDRQVQTFSQSLHDILSEQYKHHWFPDRPCKGSGYRCIRINHKMDPLVGQAGQRIGLTIQQLYLLLPSELTLWVDPFEVSYRIGEDGSICVLYESQPIPAAMPGMAVASSPSGSGSTMSPMSPMVDSHISCKEELMVMGRTSPSKAYNMMTVSS, from the exons ATGCATACCCTTTGTGCCCGGGGAACCATGAAACCAGAGATCAACGCCGCCGTCGGATTTCTGACGAGATTTCTGCGGGTAAAAGGACACGTAAACGACCGGCAGGTCCAAACGTTCAGCCAGAGCCTACACGACATTTTGTCAG AACAATACAAGCACCACTGGTTCCCAGACCGTCCCTGCAAAGGCTCAGGCTACCGCTGCATCCGCATCAACCACAAGATGGACCCGTTGGTGGGGCAGGCGGGCCAGCGCATCGGCCTGACTATCCAGCAACTCTACCTGCTTCTGCCCAGTGAGCTCACACTATGGGTGGACCCTTTCGAAGTGTCCTATCGCATCGGCGAGGACGGCTCCATCTGCGTCCTGTACGAGTCGCAGCCCATTCCGGCGGCCATGCCAGGGATGGCCGTGGCCAGCTCGCCATCGGGAAGCGGCAGCACGATGAGCCCCATGAGCCCCATGGTGGACAGTCACATCAGCTGCAAGGAGGAACTGATGGTGATGGGCAGAACCAGTCCCTCCAAAGCCTACAACATGATGACTGTGTCCAGTTAA